In Macrobrachium rosenbergii isolate ZJJX-2024 chromosome 48, ASM4041242v1, whole genome shotgun sequence, one DNA window encodes the following:
- the LOC136831519 gene encoding uncharacterized protein isoform X1 yields the protein MDVLVFYLLVFIGPGKALVPASEGSLTSLTEEGKLQYDIIAREARMPRYGDCYQNSLKRLHQGCSHLTDEIQSRLALGFTNCYLIRFGWPVYPCTDRENMEDCMKAMDARSASVYSSMLTNTMAMCQFLQAQVWHKATSEAVQSLTSTSEAVSDQLSHAVHSAAALKVQLDSQLLESREALRSAFSEMRESTTEQRNLIMDVFDKVAKLQALLMGEFTWFYSVVFYVSCIFVILVATCTPRTISARLPLLVVLAMSLITERIVTSFLLSDHQSDTLQEDVHFGVWMIRQAFIIICCYLFTRAAVKFRDPTLITAARLEELTNATSEIKKLIHSAPEKGQEISFSTIASLAKIFDDSISSDDTYDPTDESSVDDSSFLQNLTPVKSQGRYDFRPSSQGACNPMVTIESPEAFERVVKRMELLSRRRSRSLRQQLCFQSTLPLESEYGILL from the exons ATGGATGTTTTAGTGTTTTACCTACTAGTTTTTATTGGCCCAGGGAAGGCGTTGGTCCCTGCAAGCGAAGGTAGCCTCACTTCACTCACCGAAGAAGGAAAATTGCAGTATGACATAATTGCCCGCGAGGCAAGGATGCCTAG gTATGGTGACTGTTACCAAAACTCACTGAAGAGGCTTCACCAGGGATGTTCCCACCTAACAGATGAG ATACAAAGCCGTTTAGCACTTGGTTTCACGAATTGTTACTTGATACGGTTCGGCTGGCCTGTGTACCCTTGCACTGACAGAGAGAACATGGAAGACTGCATGAAGGCCATGGATGCTCGTTCAGCTTCAGTGTACTCATCAATGCTCACAAATACAATGGCTATGTGTCAGTTCTTACAAGCACAAGTGTGGCATAAGGCCACTTCAGAAGCAGTTCAAAG TTTAACATCCACTTCAGAGGCAGTTAGTGATCAGCTTTCCCACGCAGTCCATTCTGCAGCTGCCCTGAAAGTTCAGTTGGATTCCCAACTGCTGGAGTCTCGTGAAGCTTTGAGAAGTGCATTCTCAGAGATGAG gGAATCCACAACCGAACAGCGTAATCTGATTATGGATGTATTTGACAAAGTAGCTAAACTACAGGCATTACTAATGGGAGAGTTTACATGGTTTTATTct GTTGTTTTTTATGTGAGCTGTATTTTTGTGATCCTTGTTGCAACCTGCACTCCTCGTACAATATCAGCACGTTTACCACTGCTGGTAGTGTTAGCTATGTCACTCATCACAGAACGAATTGTAACATCATTCTTGCTGTCCGATCATCAGAGTGACACTCTACAG GAGGATGTGCATTTTGGTGTATGGATGATTAGACAAGCTTTCATAATAATCTGTTGTTACCTTTTTACAAGAGCAGCAGTGAAATTTAG GGATCCCACTTTGATAACTGCTGCCCGTTTGGAAGAACTTACGAATGCTACCTCAGAAATAAAGAAGCTCATACACTCCGCTCCag AGAAAGGTCAAGAGATCTCATTTTCAACCATTGCATCCTTGGCCAAGATATTTGATGATAGCATTTCTTCAGATGACACCTATGACCCCACTGATGAATCCAGCGTGGATGACTCCTCATTTCTTCAGAACTTG ACACCAGTCAAGAGTCAAGGAAGATATGACTTTAGACCTTCTAGCCAAGGAGCATGCAATCCAATGGTGACCATTGAAAGTCCTGAAGCTTTTGAGAGGGTAGTGAAGAGAATGGAATTATTGTCAAGACGTAGGTCCCGCTCTCTCCGACAACAACTGTGCTTTCAGTCAACGTTGCCACTTGAATCAGAATATGGCATATTGCTTTAG
- the LOC136831519 gene encoding uncharacterized protein isoform X2, whose product MPRYGDCYQNSLKRLHQGCSHLTDEIQSRLALGFTNCYLIRFGWPVYPCTDRENMEDCMKAMDARSASVYSSMLTNTMAMCQFLQAQVWHKATSEAVQSLTSTSEAVSDQLSHAVHSAAALKVQLDSQLLESREALRSAFSEMRESTTEQRNLIMDVFDKVAKLQALLMGEFTWFYSVVFYVSCIFVILVATCTPRTISARLPLLVVLAMSLITERIVTSFLLSDHQSDTLQEDVHFGVWMIRQAFIIICCYLFTRAAVKFRDPTLITAARLEELTNATSEIKKLIHSAPEKGQEISFSTIASLAKIFDDSISSDDTYDPTDESSVDDSSFLQNLTPVKSQGRYDFRPSSQGACNPMVTIESPEAFERVVKRMELLSRRRSRSLRQQLCFQSTLPLESEYGILL is encoded by the exons ATGCCTAG gTATGGTGACTGTTACCAAAACTCACTGAAGAGGCTTCACCAGGGATGTTCCCACCTAACAGATGAG ATACAAAGCCGTTTAGCACTTGGTTTCACGAATTGTTACTTGATACGGTTCGGCTGGCCTGTGTACCCTTGCACTGACAGAGAGAACATGGAAGACTGCATGAAGGCCATGGATGCTCGTTCAGCTTCAGTGTACTCATCAATGCTCACAAATACAATGGCTATGTGTCAGTTCTTACAAGCACAAGTGTGGCATAAGGCCACTTCAGAAGCAGTTCAAAG TTTAACATCCACTTCAGAGGCAGTTAGTGATCAGCTTTCCCACGCAGTCCATTCTGCAGCTGCCCTGAAAGTTCAGTTGGATTCCCAACTGCTGGAGTCTCGTGAAGCTTTGAGAAGTGCATTCTCAGAGATGAG gGAATCCACAACCGAACAGCGTAATCTGATTATGGATGTATTTGACAAAGTAGCTAAACTACAGGCATTACTAATGGGAGAGTTTACATGGTTTTATTct GTTGTTTTTTATGTGAGCTGTATTTTTGTGATCCTTGTTGCAACCTGCACTCCTCGTACAATATCAGCACGTTTACCACTGCTGGTAGTGTTAGCTATGTCACTCATCACAGAACGAATTGTAACATCATTCTTGCTGTCCGATCATCAGAGTGACACTCTACAG GAGGATGTGCATTTTGGTGTATGGATGATTAGACAAGCTTTCATAATAATCTGTTGTTACCTTTTTACAAGAGCAGCAGTGAAATTTAG GGATCCCACTTTGATAACTGCTGCCCGTTTGGAAGAACTTACGAATGCTACCTCAGAAATAAAGAAGCTCATACACTCCGCTCCag AGAAAGGTCAAGAGATCTCATTTTCAACCATTGCATCCTTGGCCAAGATATTTGATGATAGCATTTCTTCAGATGACACCTATGACCCCACTGATGAATCCAGCGTGGATGACTCCTCATTTCTTCAGAACTTG ACACCAGTCAAGAGTCAAGGAAGATATGACTTTAGACCTTCTAGCCAAGGAGCATGCAATCCAATGGTGACCATTGAAAGTCCTGAAGCTTTTGAGAGGGTAGTGAAGAGAATGGAATTATTGTCAAGACGTAGGTCCCGCTCTCTCCGACAACAACTGTGCTTTCAGTCAACGTTGCCACTTGAATCAGAATATGGCATATTGCTTTAG